The genomic region GCCTGCCTGTGTATATGGAAAATCCTAACAAGAACATCTTACGAAAACAAAAACGAAAAAAAATATAGAAAATTTGGAATTCATGACTGCAGCATGATTAACAGCAATCTCTATTCTACTAATCTATATGAGAAAAGTTTAAATAGAATGAAGAACAAAGTATTACCCTTCTAAAACTACGTGGCCGAGAAGAGCTACCGGCAACTGCAATCATTGGAAGTACAGAGAAATGGGAACCATAGTCAGCTCATGGCATATGAATAGTAAAAGCAGCTGCTTGAAACAAGTTTACCAATTACCAAACTTGACAATACGAAACTGTATTGTTTAACCATCAACCAGATATACAAATCTAAAAGTCATTAGGTTTAGAAGGTTCATCGCATCATTAAATATTCAGGTATCATATACATAACTTTGCCACTAAAATTTTAAATCAAATGAGCGCAAAGAAACATTCTGTACTATTCGAGGTATATAGTATAGCCTCTACTTATCCAAAGCTGAAGAAGTGAGTTAAAGGTCAAATTGAATTCAATTATCTAACCTAGATTATGAATTTACAAACAAACCATTGGAATTGAGCCGAATTGAATCAATTGAGTCAGTTATTCGATAAGGGTAACCCAAATTCAAAGCGAAATCACTACCAGAAACCTAAAGTTTCAATCTTGAACTGTTCTACTGGTCCAAAATTTCATTAAAGCAACAAAAAATTCATGAAAAAGTTACGAACTTTCAGACTAAGACCCTAATTTCAGAATAAGAAATGCTTATAAAGGTTTACAAATTCATCTAGATCTAGACAACAGCAAGAAGCTGAGACCCTGCAAATACATAAAAGCTAGAATAGAGAGATTGAATAGTGAATACCCATCTCTTCGTGAGTGGAGAAGTGGCGGTGGCCGGTGGGCTTGCCCTTGAACTTTCCTCTGCCCATTTTGGATTGAAGAGATAAGAGAGACAGAGAGAGATCGGAGAAGAAGGAAAGGTGAGGGAGGGACTAATAAGGAAGGCGGAGGCTTTTGTGATTTATAGCTGCTGCTGCTGCTGCTTCTAATGCTATTATGCTAATGCTACGCCTGGTGGTTTTGGCTTTTGCACTTCAAGACCTACTGTTGTGTGCAAGTGTGTACGAGCCTTGGTATTTTTACCTTTTTATGCATTTTGTTTCGGTACATTTTTAGTTGATTTTATAGTTCGGAAATGTTCGGTGAATTCTTGAAGAGCTATTGTATCATGTGGTCAAATTGGAAACGTGTTGAGTGATTAGAGTTTTTAGTGTTGTTGGTAGTTCTTCACTGAGCTGTTGTTAGTTATTGGATTACAAATTTGTCATTTTTCCGAGTTTGGATCGGAAGAAGTCTGATCGGATTGTCACCAAATGTCCGATATGGGCTGGGTTGGTCGGAACGATTGGTCGACAGACACGTGTAGACTTGAGTTATATTACATGTAAGGGTTCGAGTTCAAGAGGAGAGGGTGACACAAATTCACGTGCAGACTTGAAATGTTAAGTTACACGTGAGAGAGCGTGTTGGAGATGAGATATCCCACATCAGAAATTGACAAATAAAATATAACTTATAAATGATATACACTTGTCGTTGTTTAACATATTTTTCCAAAAAAAATAAATTAAGGGTAACGTAAAATGAAGTAGTTTGATACGATCTATGTTCTTAATTATTCTTGACGGTACGAAATTGAATCTAATCATTTAACACAACTCAATAACTTAGTAGTTGAATTTAGATTTCAAACTTGAAAAAAGATATGCTGAAAATGTCATCAAAATGCCAATACCTTTTCTATTGATGTATGTTTAGACTATAGCAATTTTTGTGTTTAGAACAAAAAGGAGGTGATTCCAGTACCGCTATTCATGGAAAGTTTCCTCATGAGCATAATAGTTATCAATTTTAGGGCAGGTTGGGTGGTGGGAGTCAAAGTGCAACTCACTGTCGAGAATATTAGCACAATGGAGTTATGGAGGAATATATGAAAATCCTAGCTACTTTTGATCTTGCTCGGTTGTTTATAGAACCAGATACCACCTTATGCTTAGTGCCGTGACCAGACTAAAGCTCCTTTCTTGATCATGTGTTTTGGTAAGTCTAAAAATGTTTCTTTCGATATATAGCCAGTTGGAATGTTTGTAATCATCAAACTTATTTATGATTCAAGATTTCAAGTAGAAGATGATGAGTTTGAGCTCTCAAACTTGTATCTATATGATATATTAAGGCACTACATTTGTTATCCCACTCATGTACTTAAGGATAAAATCATTACAAATGTTACCACATAAATACTACTCTTCCGACTTTCCAATATCCAGTAAACTTAAGATTCTTTATTAACAGTTATTGTAAACATGAAAATTCCTGAAACGAATAACAAAATGACAAGTGTACAAAATAGAATATTTGTATTGATGAATTTGCGGGTTACAATTTGTGGATATTCTCTAACAAGAATGCCCTCCGATTCGATCTCCGATGTCGATTTGATTCAAGGGTGACGAGCACTTAATCTTGAATCGAATTGTTATACTTTGAACTTCTTATCGTGTTGACAATGTGTAGAAGATGGTTGACCAAAGGCCGTAGAGGCATGTTCTTGATCGGACTTAGGCCACGAGCGGTGTGTTCGTGTTGACAATGTAGTGAACGTTCTTCGGCTTTGATGGCGGATGAATCGGCACGTGTGTTCGGTGTTTGTTGATTCTCCACCAGCTTGTTTGAAGAACTTGGTAAAAGTTTTGATTTGTCGAAAACTTGCAGGCGAGGGTTGATCAAGGGCCGTAGAGGCTTGAAGTTGATTGGGTTTAGGCCACAAGCAGTTCCACGTGGTGATTGTTCTTCGTTTGAAAGTTGAAGATGTCGGCTATTTGGCAGCTTGGTGACTATTCAGGGTTTGACAACTTCTAAGCCTTCGAATTGGTGAAGGAACCAACTATTTGGGAGCTTGATAGTTCTTCACAAGTGTTTTGAGACTTCTAAGGTTTCGGGAGTAATTTGTTCTCTCTGGCCAGAAATCCTCTTCTTGATACGAGAGGGGGTATTTATAGTGTTGATGCTGCTCCGTTTATAGAACATATTGAAGACACCGTTTTAATTATATTTTCTTAACGGTATAATTAAATCAATCAGTTTTGATTGGTTGATTTAATTATTATTGTTAACATGATTAAATCAATCAGTTTTAAATAATTGATTTAATTAGGAACCGATAAGATATTTAAACAATTTGATTAAATTTCTGATTTCTATTTTGGTCATTAATTTAATTTGATTGAAATCTGATTGAGGATGACATTTAATACTTGCTTTTAGTTGGGATTAACGATTTTGTTGCCGATCGACCTTTCACACGTCGCCACGTGTCATTTTCGGAGTCTCTTTGACTTTGACTCACGAGCCACGTATACAATTTGTCAGCCCCACGAGTTGTTTGAATAATTCTACGATTTTTATTTTCGTTAAATTTTATATGTCTACAGTCATATATACAGAGAATGAATGTAACACTTAAGACCAGGCTGGAGGAAACAATTGATGGATAACAAATGTATATTCATGCAAGACTCTTGTTTTTTTCTTTTTTGAAGAATGCAAGACTCTTGTTAAGCAAGGTATTGTATTGATATGAAGCGAAACAATCTCCAAGACTTACTTTGTTCATGTGTAAAAACAAACCAAGCATACCAAATATTGCACAACCTTCTTCGGGCGTAAATGAGGATGACGTTCATGAGGAAAATCCAAGTAATATTCAAAAGACCCTCACAGGACTAGTCTCTAACATGCATAGTGCCAAAGACAAGTACGTAAAACCTAGCACGAGCACCATAGTTGGTGAAACATATTCGTGCTAGGTTGGTTATATATCATCTCCCTAGTTGCCGAATCTTTAAACTTGTGATCAGTTAAGACTTCTTTCATTCTTTCTTGAAAGAATGACTTTACACAATCTAATCTCATGTTGCTGCCTTGTTTTCTGTTTCATGTCATTACAACTGTTTCTGCGGCAATTTCAATAACCATTGCGTTCTCACAATTCTTGATCTCTCAAGAAAGAATCTTAGCCTCTTTCCTCAATTTAAGGAAAAATTTATGCATAATACCCAAAGAAGCACGAACACGTGGTACACATACTCCAAGCACAATAAGAAAACACGTATGCAAACTACATTCAAAAATACAAAATTTGCATATTTATTCAAACAGTTATACCACGAGTGGGGACCCAAGCCCTAATCATGTTCTTAAGCTTGCAGAAATGGGTGTGGTGTGGTATGTTAAGAAAACGTAGAAATACTCATTTATTGCTTCGATGTCGTTGGTGATTTCGGTCTTTGGGCTCGAAACCCACGCCTAATAACGTAAATTGCGTCAATCACTCCTTAAAACCCAAAGCAAAAAGCACAAAACCCATATAGAGAAGCCCAACTGCCCTAATCTTCTTCTACGCCTCGTCTACCTTCCCTACAACACCCTAATGCCTCTCATTCTTTCTCGCATCTGTCTAATACACAAAGTTAGCAACAATTCATTGAGAAACCTTGTGATCAGTTAAGACTTTTTTCATTTTTTCTTGAAAGATGATTTTACTCAATCTAATTTCATGTTTTATAGTTCTCTGTTTTTTGTCATTGCAGTTGTTTTTGTTGCAATTTCAATAACCATCGCATTCTCACAAATCTGGATCTCTTAAGAAACAATCTTAGCCTCTTTACTCAATTTAAGGCAAAATTTATACATCCAAAAGACAACACTATTTTACCCAGAAATTCATATGCTTTTGATCATCAAGACCTTATCCAATGAAGCCTATAAAAGATGAACCTCTACAATCGAAAAGATCAACAAGCATCATCGAGCAAATAAACCTAAAAACGTTTAGAAGCAACATTCAAACCCCCAAGCCTTCAAGTCCCCGTGCCTTCAAGCACTAAGCCATGCTCTTAACCATCACCTTCAACATCCTTTTTTTTTCTTTCAGAAATCACTTATCCATAAAACTCACAAATTCTCTCACCGCAGTGCATTTCCAGCTCCTAGCTGGGCCGGCCTTGAGCCTAGACGAACTAACCGTAGGCCTAGAGCCTCAGATTTCTAGGGGCCTCAGAAATTGTTTTAGATTGTCATGCCAATAAGAAAAAAAAAAAATTACTCAAAAAGATAATATTAATTGAGGCCCTGGGTAGGGAAAAAAAAAAAACTTAAACATTAACTACAAGTTTTTCTTGATCTAGTTTCTATTGGAATTTCTAGTCCAATAACTTCTCTCGTCTTTTGTTTTTGTTTTTTGTTTTTTTTTTTGCCGATTGCTACTAACATATAAACCATTCAACAACAAGTTCATAATTCAAATTTGATCTCTTTGACTAAGAGATTATAATCATGGTTATCAGTATATCTTAAATAGCTCTCTATCACCACCGTCAAAAATCTCATAATCTCTCATTGTATCCATGAAAATTCTCTAAGAAATTCTTGTTTTATAGATTTATAGTTGGTCGCTTTTGTGATTAATCGGTTCATCAATAATATTGTTAAGCCTCCTTACTTCAATTCATCCTCTCTTTCTTTCTTGTTCAAGCGTGATGAGACCAATTAGAAATCGACCACCTGCTAATCGGCTCAAACTCACAAACCTGCTCGTTAGCTTTTCAATTACATCGTCGGGTCAAGGTCTTCTCTCTCATAAATCCATGTAGATTAGTTTTTGTAAACTCGACCAAATAAGTGAAATATAAAAAAAAACTAATGTTATTAAAGGGAATGCACGTAGAACATGCATACAAAGTATAACTATCATCGTCAACAAATGCTCACAATTTGCATTGGAACAACTTTGTTTGGAATTACGACTGCATGCCTTGTATTCTCATTCACCTTGAGCCTTTAAGTGCTCAGGAACGACCCTCCGGGCCTTGTATTCTCATCCACCTTGAGCCTCAAGAACAACCCTGCTAGCTCCCACACCACACTTCATACCATCAAGCTCTTTTGGCTCTTCAAATGATCTGAATCATATACAAAATCTTCCCGTAATCGAATTATTAGGTTAATTTTGGCCTAATTAAACTTAAAAAATCATTCCTTAAGTTTTGCAAAAGGCTTTTCTCGTTTCCATTTTCCAATAAATACCTGCCACGTATATTAACTAAAAAATACATAAACAGGACGTCGTCGTTTGTATGTAAACCTGGCCGTCGTTCAAGACGCGAGCTCTCTGCCACAAAGCCCTGAGTTCTGAGCTCCCACCAGAAACAAGAAGAAGAAAGATGAAAAAGAAAGCTACGCAGTTTCAACTAAATCCCAACTGGGCTCAATTCCAAGAAGACCTCAAGAACCAGCCTAAGCCTTCAAGACCCTTTAGCAACTCTGACTCTAAAATCCCTAAAGCCATCTTGGGTAACTTCTTCTTCTTCCCTATCTTCATTTGCTGCCTGCCTTGCTTTGCATTTGAATTACTTGAAAGTTACGACCTTTTGTTATTGCTGTTCTGAAAGTTACATCCTTTTTTTAATTTGGGTTTTGTTTGTAGGGAAAAGGAAAGAGAGGGTGGATGATTCTCCGTCTCTGTTGAATGTTCTGGAACCTGTTAATGATGATTGCAGGTGCTTCTTTAGCTGATGTTTGTTCTTTCATGCTTTTTGGTTGCTCAGAAAATGCAGGATAGGTTTTTTTGGTCATTTGGATTTTGTTTGGCTGTGAATTTGCAGCAGTTAGTTAGTTTGAGGTGAAAAAGATTAGTTGTTCGGTTTTTTTTTTTTTGTTTCTGGAAGAATATGTTTACGTGAATTTGGAGCAGATATGGACTTGAATTAAGATTTATAATGCAATTCTAGCATCCATTTAAAAGAGTCATGCTTTAGCCAGAACATGTGTGATGCTTAGTCTGTCTTCGTACTCATATCTTTTGGTTTTCCACAACTTAATATTCATCAAACTTTTGACACAAGCTTCAAGGATATGTTTTTCACGTGAAAGGTGGTAATTGCATAACTTAGTTGTGTCTGGTGTCTACTATGTTACTTAAATGCTTGAGAAAAAAAAAGAAAAAGAATTGAAGGTTTTCCCATGACACCTATAGGTTTTCTTGTATCGAATATTGGGCTGCTGGATGATCTCACAGAGCAGTTATATGCCTCTTTTGGGTATGAGAGTCATGCTAACATACAACTAATTTCTTGCCTGGTGAAAGAGTTGTTTAACCGTAACAAACTTAGCCTCTTTCATCATCCAGAAAAGCTGTTTAGCTGCAAATTTTCTTAGAAATCTTTTAGTCTGAATCAGTCTTGTGTTTTAGCCGAAGAAAGCCTCACATGTTTCATTTTCTACTTAAGCTAGGGGGGAGGTTGTTGGGTTTCCAGCCCATTTGTTTTTCCTAAGGTGTTTCGTCTTAGAGTATGGTGTTCCAATAAGGAAAGTAAATCATTATTGATGATGGTGTACCTGTAATCTTGTTGATTACGGAGAAGGAAGGAGGCATTATTGCCTACCACTAATAGGAATAGGATTCCTATTTGGTGAAGAGATCTGAAGATCCTTATGGCTATATAAGGAGAGGTTTAGTTCTAGGTCTTGTATCACAGAGACAAAGAGCAAAGTGTGTTCCATTCTCGGTTAGAGGGTGAGAGAGGGCAGAGAGGAGAGAGATAGGAGGAGAAGTGAGAGAGTCATTGTTTTCTTATTCTTTCTTGTGTACCCATTATTAATATAGTGGAAGTGTTTTCTGCCGGTGGATGTAGGCAAAGGTTTTGCTGAACCACCTTAAATCTGTGTTCTTTGTGTCTTATCTCTGTGGTTGTTTCTCTTGGTTTGCTGTGTTCTTTTGGGGTTCCTTGACATACATAATTGGCCGATATAACAACAGAGGTTACTTAAGTTAGGACGAAGGTTTTGATATTCTTGTTTCTATTTTTCATTTCTACCTTGAACAAACATATTAATTTAGATTTCATGATCAAGTAACTGTAGAATTAATATGAAATATGTTTCCTCTGTGAAAATCAAGAAGATCTTTTCATTGTATTCTGTAAAATATTATGGTCCACAACAGTTTTTCTGTGGCAGCTATGAGATCATTTAATATATAAATCATTTGACAGTGTGACAGATGAAATAGGCATGGATTGTGAAATGGTTGGTGTTGGTCTAGGAAATAAAAGTGCGCTTGGACGAGTTACACTGGTAATCCTTCATTCCTTATATTTCATCTCATACCCTTCTTTCATCTTGTACTTTGAAAGGTTTGATCTCTAAGGTGGCAATTTCTAAGACAAGCTTGCATCTGTTATTTCCTTAGCTAATATTCCATTTTGTTATATTCATATACTTGGTACATTAACCTGTTAGGAATACTGATTGCTGATGGTACAGTTCTATTGCAGATAAATAAATGGGGGAACGTTATATACGATGAGTTTGTTCGCCCAGTAGAACGCGTTGTTGATTTCCGTACTCAAATAAGTGGCATTCGTTCCTGGGACTTGCGAAAAGGTTTGTGTTTATTTATCTTTCTGTTGCTGTTGTATACTCTGAATGTAGGGTATCTGCTTTACTGACGTGTTTATGAATATTTTATAAAAATGTTCAACCAGGCTGTACAATGTTCTTGTGATTAATTCTCAACTGGTTATTGACTGTTCGTACATACTGACATCTGCTGGTCAATCAGGAAGACTCTGCTTTATTTGGAAACTCATTTTCTGATATTGTATGTGGCTACAGGCAGACTTAAGTACTAATACAACTTAACATTATTTTCTTCTTCGGGTCACCTATTTTGTTTTATGTTTTTTACTCATCAGTTTTTTTTTAAGTCATTTTTTTCTCACTTTCTACTAAAAGTCTTAAATTATCTTCTTCCTCTTTTGTGCCAACCTCTATTTGTCCACTGTCTTCTTCTTACCTCACACCGCTTAAGTTTGTCACCCTAGTATTCTCAGTTTCTCACCATTGTTAGACTCCATTTATAACTCCTTTTAAAATTCTTATAATACTCAATTATCACTGTCATGGTTTTTGTACTTTGTTTAGTTTTTGGTACTTGTCCAATTGGGGTCTCTAATTAGTCACTGCATTTCTTGAGGGGCTGAGTTGATTTTTGAAAATAATGTTCATCTTCTTTGCTCTTTCTTCTTCCTTTCCTCTACAGCTCTACCATCATCATTCAAATCCTAATTCCCCTTTCATTATACTTCTCTTTGAAGTTCCCACTTGTACTACATTAACCACTCAGTATAGCTCATATTGCCTTGTAGTAAATATGTACTCTCTCATTATATTTTATATCATCTTTCCACTTCATCCACTCTTTTCTGGTACACGCTATGGAAACTGTAATGCAGCTAGTAATACAAAATAATACATTGACATGTCCTGGTTGCTGGTTTAGTTAGGAAAAATTTAGCAACATGTTATAGTAGTATTCAGATTATTTACTGACGTACATAAGTTATAACTAGCATTCCACGAACAATATTTGTGGATACTTACTGTGATTGAACGTTTGCTCTTTATTCTCTGCCTCTGCAGCAAAGGATTTTCGAATAGTTCAGAAAAATGTCGCTGAGCTGATTAAAGGACGAATTCTTGTGGGCCATGCATTGCGCAATGATCTGAAGGTATCTTGCATTTTAAATCGGTTGTGTGATGTATAAATGTGAATATCTAATTTAACAATTTGACTGAAACAGGCATTACTTCTGAGTCATCCCAAGGAGGACATGAGGGATACATCAGTGTATCAACCCTTTAGGAGGTACTTTTTTTCTCTTTACTAATTATTCAACAAGTTAAAGTTTACCAACACTCCTCTACATGTGCTGAAGATATTTGTGTTTGATGAAGCAGGGAGGAAGGATCTGTAAGGGCGCTACGGCATCTTGCAGCTGAGTTTCTTGGTGTTGAAATCCAAAACGGGGAGCACTGTCCTGTTAGTATTCTGAAGATTTGATGGTTACATTTGATAGTAATTGTTTCCACGTTATGATTACTACAAAATAACAGTTGAAAAGTTCACTATAATACATTATTACACATATACAACATCTGTGACTAAATATTTAGGGGTTAGGAGACATTTATACTTCTTGCCATCCAGCACAGTGATTTTTATTTCATCATGAACTCCTGTTTTGGTATCATGTTGGTTGTAGTTTATGTCTTCACTTTCCATATGTTTAAGAGTATTTGATAGATAACCTCCGATGTGATGAAATGGCATTTCATTGAAACTTTAAAATGATATGTAGATACCTCGTTTAACTCCTAATGTTATTACAGGTAGAAGATGCTCGTGCTGCAATGCTGCTTTATCAGAAAAACAGACAAGCATGGGAAAAGAGCGTTAAACTTCAACTTAGTATTAAAGAGAAGCAGAAGAAACGCGGCAAGGGAAAGAAGAAGCGAAAAGAGGGGCCTGATTTGAAACGGGATCATGCAGAGTAATTTTTTCCGGTTGACAGTTCGTTTGACTATTTTGTAAGGTAGTCGAACCTATTAAGCTCAATTCAATCAACAGACAGAACTACACAAAGCTCATGGCTTAGTTATTAAGATTTCAATTGATCAAAATTCTAGTTCTACCGTTTCTTCTCCTCCATGGTGGAAAATTTTGTTTGTTGTAAGCTAGACTAGTCTTCTTCATATGTCGTCTTTTGGAGAAATCTGTGTATCAAACAAGATAGTTATTGTAAAATGGCTGCTGGTGTGTACCAGTACAATTTTGTCCCTCTAAATGTGCATTTCATCTTGCTATAGAAAACGAGAAGCAGGTCTCTTTTTCTCTGGTTTTTTTTTTCTTCCCAAAATCCTATAATATTAGATGCTGCAATTTACAAACGAAAACCATTAACTGAGAAAACTGTAGTATTGATAAAATTTTAGTTTCTTTTGAGAATGTGATAGAATCTTTAGTTTCATATGCTAAACTAAACACGTCGATCAACCTTTAGTTGTTATAAATAAAAGGTTATATCAAACACGACAAGAAAGAGCAAATACGAATCAAACCTTAGTTGTTCAAATTATTTCCCTTCAAATAATAATATTTTCAATCTCTATAATATCTCCAGACAAAGGCCCTCGTAGAAATTAATATTTATATTAGGCCCCAGAAAACCCAAAATTCTACTGGCGGGGTCCAACGGCCAGTCATACACCTATAAATGACAAGCCCTCTCTGCCCAAGCACAGCTACATATTCTTTCCCCAAAAACCCAAATCAGAAGCGCGCGTTTGTCTCACTAAGGTACGCCTTTTCTTTTCTCCTTCCCCAAAACCCCGTTTTAGGGTTTCGTAGTCTTTAGGGTTTCTCTCCTTCTACCTCTTAACCCTGGCTTTCTTGATTTC from Fragaria vesca subsp. vesca linkage group LG3, FraVesHawaii_1.0, whole genome shotgun sequence harbors:
- the LOC101296468 gene encoding RNA exonuclease 4-like — encoded protein: MKKKATQFQLNPNWAQFQEDLKNQPKPSRPFSNSDSKIPKAILGKRKERVDDSPSLLNVLEPVNDDCSVTDEIGMDCEMVGVGLGNKSALGRVTLINKWGNVIYDEFVRPVERVVDFRTQISGIRSWDLRKAKDFRIVQKNVAELIKGRILVGHALRNDLKALLLSHPKEDMRDTSVYQPFRREEGSVRALRHLAAEFLGVEIQNGEHCPVEDARAAMLLYQKNRQAWEKSVKLQLSIKEKQKKRGKGKKKRKEGPDLKRDHAE